The following proteins are encoded in a genomic region of Streptomyces sp. NBC_01723:
- the map gene encoding type I methionyl aminopeptidase produces MSGQSLLVPGELSPTRSVPGNIRRPEYVGKPAPTPYTGPEVQTPETVEAMRVAGRIAARAMEEAAKLIAPGVTTDELDRVAHAYMCDHGAYPSTLGYRGFPKSLCSSVNEVICHGIPDSTVLRDGDIVNLDVTAYIGGVHGDNNATYLVGEVDEESRLLVERTREALARAIKAVRPGRQINIIGRVIESYAKRFGYGVVRDFTGHGINTSFHSGLIVPHYDSPHATTVIQPGMTFTIEPMLTLGTHEYDMWDDGWTVVTKDRRRTAQFEHTLVVTDSGAEILTLP; encoded by the coding sequence ATGTCTGGCCAGTCGCTGCTCGTACCAGGGGAGCTGTCTCCCACCCGTTCCGTGCCCGGAAACATCCGGCGGCCCGAGTACGTCGGAAAGCCCGCGCCCACGCCGTACACCGGTCCGGAGGTGCAGACGCCCGAGACCGTCGAGGCGATGCGCGTGGCCGGGCGGATCGCGGCGCGGGCGATGGAGGAGGCCGCGAAGCTCATCGCGCCCGGTGTGACGACGGACGAGCTGGACCGGGTGGCGCACGCCTACATGTGCGACCACGGCGCCTACCCGTCGACGCTCGGTTACCGGGGTTTCCCCAAGTCGCTGTGCAGCTCGGTCAACGAGGTCATCTGCCACGGCATCCCGGACTCCACGGTGCTGCGCGACGGCGACATCGTGAACCTCGACGTGACGGCGTACATCGGCGGTGTGCACGGCGACAACAACGCGACGTACCTGGTCGGCGAGGTGGACGAGGAGAGCCGGCTGCTGGTCGAGCGGACCCGGGAGGCGCTGGCCCGCGCGATCAAGGCGGTCCGGCCGGGCCGGCAGATCAACATCATCGGCCGGGTCATCGAGTCGTACGCCAAGCGGTTCGGGTACGGGGTGGTGCGGGACTTCACCGGGCACGGCATCAACACGTCGTTCCACTCGGGGCTCATCGTCCCGCACTACGACAGCCCGCACGCGACGACCGTCATCCAGCCCGGGATGACCTTCACCATCGAGCCGATGCTGACGCTCGGGACGCACGAGTACGACATGTGGGACGACGGCTGGACGGTCGTGACGAAGGACCGCCGGCGGACGGCCCAGTTCGAGCACACGCTGGTGGTGACCGACTCGGGGGCGGAGATCCTCACCCTCCCGTAG
- a CDS encoding biliverdin-producing heme oxygenase — protein MDSFSTLIRTASHEQHVEAETSTFMSDLLGGRLGVDAYARYTEQLWFVYEALESAADRLAADPVAGPFIQPQLLRLASLERDLAHLRGPDWRAGLTALPATGAYAARVRECAEEWPAGYVAHHYTRYLGDLSGGQIIRDKAERTWGFARKGDGVRFYVFEEIGNPAAFKREYRELLDGIRADDLEKQRVVAECKRAFALNTAVFRALGEEFPLSA, from the coding sequence ATGGACTCCTTCTCGACCCTCATCCGCACGGCGTCGCACGAGCAGCACGTGGAGGCCGAGACCTCCACGTTCATGAGCGACCTGCTCGGCGGCCGGCTCGGCGTCGACGCGTACGCGCGCTACACCGAGCAGCTGTGGTTCGTCTACGAAGCCCTGGAGAGCGCCGCCGACCGCCTCGCGGCGGACCCGGTGGCGGGTCCCTTCATCCAGCCGCAGCTGCTGCGGCTGGCCTCGCTGGAGCGGGACCTGGCCCATCTGCGCGGCCCCGACTGGCGTGCGGGGCTGACCGCCCTGCCCGCGACGGGGGCGTACGCCGCCCGGGTGCGCGAGTGCGCCGAGGAGTGGCCCGCGGGGTACGTCGCCCACCACTACACGCGCTACCTCGGCGACCTGTCCGGCGGCCAGATCATCCGCGACAAGGCGGAGCGGACGTGGGGCTTCGCCCGCAAGGGCGACGGAGTCCGTTTCTACGTCTTCGAGGAGATCGGCAACCCGGCCGCCTTCAAGCGGGAGTACCGCGAACTGCTCGACGGCATCCGCGCGGACGACCTGGAGAAGCAGCGGGTGGTGGCCGAGTGCAAGCGCGCCTTCGCCCTGAACACGGCGGTCTTCCGGGCACTGGGCGAGGAGTTCCCGCTCTCCGCGTGA
- a CDS encoding PhzF family phenazine biosynthesis protein, with the protein MTDYDVLRVFCAPNGGYGNELGVVREGSVVPEPGRRQELAAKLGFSETVFVDDPERGVVDIYTPTLRLPFAGHPCVGTAWLLDVPELVTPAGVVGARLDGEFSWIEARPEWAPPRTLRQYATAAEVDDLPVPPPGDWVYAWAWEDEAAGRVRARAFPGRDDGIDEDEATGAAALLLTERLGRALNITQGAGSQILTAPQPEGWVEIGGRVRLER; encoded by the coding sequence GTGACTGACTACGACGTACTGCGCGTCTTCTGCGCGCCGAACGGCGGATACGGCAACGAGCTGGGCGTCGTCCGGGAGGGCTCCGTGGTGCCCGAGCCGGGGCGGCGGCAGGAGCTGGCCGCGAAACTCGGCTTCAGCGAGACGGTGTTCGTCGACGACCCGGAGCGCGGCGTCGTCGACATCTACACGCCCACCCTGCGCCTGCCCTTCGCCGGGCACCCCTGCGTCGGCACGGCCTGGCTGCTCGACGTGCCCGAACTCGTCACCCCGGCCGGGGTGGTGGGCGCCCGGCTGGACGGGGAGTTCAGCTGGATCGAGGCCCGCCCCGAGTGGGCCCCGCCGCGCACCCTGCGCCAGTACGCCACCGCCGCCGAGGTGGACGACCTGCCGGTGCCGCCGCCGGGGGACTGGGTTTATGCCTGGGCGTGGGAGGACGAGGCGGCGGGGCGGGTGCGGGCCCGTGCCTTCCCGGGCCGGGACGACGGCATCGACGAGGACGAGGCGACCGGTGCGGCGGCGCTGCTGCTGACCGAGCGGCTGGGCCGCGCGCTCAACATCACGCAGGGCGCCGGATCGCAGATTCTCACCGCTCCGCAGCCGGAGGGCTGGGTCGAGATCGGCGGGCGGGTGCGTCTGGAGCGGTGA
- a CDS encoding bifunctional DNA primase/polymerase has protein sequence MSAEFGGRSGLQGKLSSWLRGRRPKEAAGDGGREDLLLAAAGAGLPLAPAAHPAGYRCSCDRVGCPTPARHPVSFAWQTQSTTDRSQIERWARHQPEANFITATGMVHDVLDVPLEAGREAVRRLLDAGIDVGPVAESDDGRMLLFTLTRGTPEDEDEWWPCELDCHPETMDEHPGLRWHCRGSYVLVPPARLPGEDRTVHWVRGPEHPLPDPLTLLETLTDACARHTGEESDQAGTAWPLRR, from the coding sequence ATGAGCGCGGAGTTCGGCGGTCGGAGCGGTCTGCAGGGCAAACTCTCCTCGTGGCTGCGCGGACGCCGCCCCAAGGAGGCCGCCGGTGACGGTGGCCGGGAGGACCTGCTGCTCGCCGCCGCCGGTGCGGGACTGCCGCTGGCGCCCGCCGCGCACCCCGCCGGATACCGTTGCTCCTGCGACCGCGTGGGCTGTCCCACCCCGGCGCGACACCCGGTCTCCTTCGCCTGGCAGACCCAGTCCACCACCGACCGGTCGCAGATCGAGCGCTGGGCCCGGCATCAGCCCGAGGCCAACTTCATCACCGCGACCGGCATGGTCCACGACGTCCTCGACGTGCCCCTGGAGGCCGGTCGCGAGGCGGTCCGGCGGCTGCTGGACGCCGGCATCGACGTCGGCCCGGTCGCCGAGAGCGACGACGGCCGCATGCTGCTGTTCACTCTCACCCGCGGCACCCCCGAGGACGAGGACGAGTGGTGGCCCTGCGAGCTGGACTGCCACCCCGAGACCATGGACGAGCACCCCGGGCTGCGCTGGCACTGCCGCGGGTCCTACGTACTCGTACCTCCCGCCCGGCTGCCCGGCGAGGACCGCACGGTGCACTGGGTGCGCGGACCCGAGCACCCGCTGCCGGACCCGCTGACCCTGCTGGAGACCCTCACCGACGCCTGCGCCCGGCACACCGGCGAGGAGAGCGACCAGGCGGGCACGGCCTGGCCACTGCGCCGCTGA
- a CDS encoding TetR/AcrR family transcriptional regulator, with protein MAAQKPAHTPDKPIPDATRRSQRSRQAIYDAALALVGEVGYPKTTIEGIAARAGVGKQTIYRWWSSKADVLLEAFLDLGDRAARAAGAEGQATYAIPDTGDLAADLKAVLRGTVDELRDPKFEGPSRALAAEGLVDEQLGRRFVAKLLEPSLQLYVDRLRSAQAAGQVRPDIDPRIGLELFVSPLAQRWLQHTAPISYEYTDTLVDYALHGLAPR; from the coding sequence ATGGCCGCTCAGAAACCCGCTCACACCCCCGACAAGCCGATCCCCGACGCCACCCGGCGCAGCCAGCGCTCCCGCCAGGCCATCTACGACGCCGCCCTCGCCCTCGTGGGGGAGGTCGGCTACCCCAAGACCACCATCGAGGGCATCGCCGCCCGTGCCGGCGTCGGCAAGCAGACGATCTACCGCTGGTGGTCCTCCAAGGCGGACGTCCTGCTGGAGGCATTCCTCGACCTGGGCGACCGCGCCGCGCGGGCCGCGGGTGCCGAGGGGCAGGCGACGTACGCCATCCCGGACACTGGCGACCTCGCCGCCGACCTCAAGGCCGTACTGCGCGGCACCGTCGACGAACTGCGGGACCCGAAGTTCGAGGGCCCCTCCCGTGCCCTGGCAGCGGAGGGCCTCGTCGACGAGCAGCTCGGCCGGCGGTTCGTCGCCAAGCTCCTGGAGCCCTCGCTCCAGCTCTACGTCGACCGGCTGCGGTCCGCCCAGGCGGCCGGCCAGGTGCGGCCGGACATCGACCCGCGCATCGGACTGGAACTCTTCGTCTCCCCGCTCGCCCAGCGCTGGCTCCAGCACACCGCGCCGATCTCCTACGAGTACACCGACACGCTCGTCGACTACGCGCTCCACGGGCTCGCCCCTCGGTGA
- a CDS encoding DUF6243 family protein, which translates to MSRGGAGNILGVGGTRRKLGRDALRGGDRSGRAGGAPSPQEQKRELLRKLQERRQPRQEGEGAGEAS; encoded by the coding sequence ATGTCCCGAGGTGGAGCAGGAAACATACTGGGCGTCGGCGGCACCCGCCGGAAGCTCGGCCGGGACGCCCTGCGCGGCGGCGACCGCTCCGGCAGGGCCGGCGGCGCGCCGAGCCCGCAGGAGCAGAAACGGGAGCTGCTGCGCAAACTGCAGGAGCGACGGCAGCCCCGTCAGGAAGGGGAGGGCGCCGGCGAGGCGTCGTGA
- a CDS encoding response regulator transcription factor: MRVVIAEDDPLLREGLALLLRAEGLDVVATAGTGEGALLAIDEHRPDVAVLDVRMPPTHTDEGVRAAVEARRLRPELAVLVLSAYVEQSFATDLLTGGVGGLGYLLKERVGRVEEFMAALRRVAGGGTAIDPEVVAQLFTRGRQDTRLERLSPREREVLGLMAEGLGNSAIAGRLVVTDGAVHKHIRSIFAKLDLSPADQVDRRVAAVLHYLENAQPH; encoded by the coding sequence CTGCGGGTCGTCATCGCCGAGGACGACCCCCTGTTGCGCGAAGGACTCGCCCTGCTGCTGCGCGCCGAGGGGCTGGACGTGGTCGCCACCGCCGGCACCGGTGAGGGGGCCCTCCTCGCGATCGACGAGCACCGGCCCGACGTCGCCGTCCTGGACGTACGGATGCCGCCCACCCACACCGACGAAGGCGTGCGCGCGGCCGTCGAGGCGCGACGGCTCCGTCCTGAGCTGGCGGTGCTGGTGCTGTCCGCCTACGTCGAGCAGTCCTTCGCCACCGATCTGCTGACCGGCGGCGTGGGTGGCCTCGGCTATCTGCTCAAGGAACGGGTCGGACGGGTCGAGGAGTTCATGGCGGCGCTGCGGCGGGTCGCGGGCGGCGGCACCGCCATCGATCCGGAGGTCGTCGCCCAGCTGTTCACCCGCGGCCGGCAGGACACCCGGCTCGAACGGCTCAGTCCCCGGGAGCGCGAGGTGCTCGGCCTGATGGCCGAGGGCCTGGGCAACAGCGCCATCGCCGGGCGGCTCGTCGTCACCGACGGAGCCGTCCACAAGCACATCCGCAGCATCTTCGCCAAGCTCGACCTCTCCCCGGCCGACCAGGTGGACCGGCGTGTGGCCGCCGTCCTCCACTACCTGGAGAACGCGCAGCCACACTGA
- a CDS encoding small ribosomal subunit Rsm22 family protein, with translation MNDPADILRAALADLVDGLPPRQAAQAVERLIGKYRGDTPTDAPILRDRADVVAYAAYRMPATFAAVRSALAAFADAVPGWVPGSHVDVGGGTGAATWAVSDTWDGRRPVTVLDWAEPALALGREIAASHPALRDVRWQRSRIGAALTVESADLVTVSYVLNELTPADRAALVDAAAGAARAVVIVEAGTPAGYARVIEARDRLVAAGFHVAAPCPHSAACPIVPGTDWCHFAARVSRSSLHRQVKSGSLAYEDEKFSYVAATRLPVSPAPSRVVRRPQIRKGQVLLDLCEPDERLERRTVTKRHGDLYKAARDAAWGDAWPEAAGGNPGNE, from the coding sequence GTGAACGACCCCGCCGACATCCTGCGTGCCGCCCTCGCCGACCTCGTCGACGGGCTGCCGCCGCGGCAGGCCGCGCAGGCCGTGGAGCGGCTGATCGGGAAGTACCGGGGGGACACCCCGACCGACGCCCCCATCCTCCGCGACCGCGCCGACGTCGTTGCCTACGCCGCCTACCGCATGCCCGCCACCTTCGCCGCCGTACGCTCCGCGCTGGCCGCGTTCGCGGACGCCGTGCCGGGATGGGTGCCGGGCAGCCACGTGGACGTGGGCGGCGGGACCGGTGCCGCGACCTGGGCCGTCAGCGACACCTGGGACGGCCGCCGCCCGGTGACCGTGCTGGACTGGGCGGAGCCCGCCCTCGCCCTGGGCCGGGAGATCGCCGCCTCCCACCCCGCCCTGCGCGACGTCCGCTGGCAGCGCTCCCGGATCGGAGCGGCCCTCACCGTCGAGAGCGCCGACCTCGTCACCGTCTCCTACGTGCTCAACGAGCTGACCCCCGCGGACCGCGCCGCTCTCGTCGACGCCGCCGCCGGCGCCGCCCGGGCCGTCGTGATCGTGGAGGCCGGCACCCCCGCCGGGTACGCCCGCGTCATCGAGGCCCGCGACCGGCTCGTCGCCGCCGGGTTCCACGTCGCCGCGCCCTGCCCGCACAGCGCCGCCTGCCCCATCGTGCCCGGCACGGACTGGTGCCACTTCGCGGCGCGGGTCAGCCGTTCCTCCCTGCACCGGCAGGTCAAGAGCGGGTCCCTCGCCTACGAGGACGAGAAGTTCAGCTACGTCGCCGCCACCCGCCTCCCGGTCTCCCCGGCCCCCTCCCGCGTGGTCCGGCGGCCGCAGATCCGCAAGGGCCAGGTGCTGCTCGACCTCTGCGAGCCGGACGAGCGGCTGGAGCGGCGGACCGTCACCAAACGGCACGGCGACCTGTACAAGGCGGCGCGGGACGCGGCCTGGGGGGATGCCTGGCCGGAGGCGGCGGGCGGCAACCCCGGGAACGAGTAG
- a CDS encoding serine hydrolase domain-containing protein, translating into MHALTAGQRPWAAGAVVAVGRGPVLAVEEAAGWAVRYAAYDPRTDRGVELPEGERVPMSVGTPFDLASLTKLFTSVAAVQQIERGTLGIDAEVGAYLPDFRGAAEHRVTVRQLLTHTSGLRPELPLYDCADDAERLALLRAERPVEVPGTYCYSDLNMLLLQQVLEHITGRGLDTLVRDGITRPLGMAATGFGPCPRAAATEDQRRPWGKADRGMLRGVVHDENAWALGGVAGHAGLFSTGRDLAVFCRALLGGGAYGPARILGPDFVELLLTEPGLGFALDQPWFMGELAGRGAAGHTGFTGTMLVLDRVTDTFAILLANTVHPRRRAAANGPRAGVCTRVARAVRDA; encoded by the coding sequence GTGCACGCCCTCACCGCCGGACAGCGGCCCTGGGCGGCCGGTGCCGTCGTGGCCGTCGGGCGCGGGCCCGTGCTCGCCGTCGAGGAGGCGGCCGGGTGGGCCGTGCGGTACGCCGCGTACGACCCGCGCACCGACCGCGGGGTGGAGCTGCCGGAGGGGGAGCGGGTGCCGATGAGCGTGGGGACGCCGTTCGACCTGGCGTCCCTGACGAAGCTCTTCACCTCGGTCGCCGCGGTGCAGCAGATCGAGCGGGGCACGCTCGGCATCGACGCGGAGGTGGGCGCGTACCTGCCGGACTTCCGGGGCGCCGCCGAGCACCGGGTCACCGTGCGGCAGCTGCTCACCCACACCTCCGGACTGCGGCCCGAACTCCCGCTGTACGACTGCGCGGACGACGCGGAGCGGCTGGCGCTGCTGCGGGCGGAGCGGCCGGTGGAGGTGCCGGGAACGTACTGCTACTCGGACCTGAACATGCTGCTCCTCCAGCAGGTGCTGGAGCACATCACCGGGCGCGGCCTCGACACCCTCGTCCGGGACGGGATCACCCGGCCGCTGGGCATGGCGGCGACGGGCTTCGGGCCCTGCCCGAGGGCGGCGGCGACGGAGGACCAGCGGCGGCCGTGGGGGAAGGCCGACCGGGGGATGCTGCGCGGGGTCGTCCACGACGAGAACGCGTGGGCGCTCGGCGGGGTGGCCGGGCACGCGGGGCTGTTCTCGACCGGGCGTGACCTCGCGGTCTTCTGCCGGGCGCTGCTCGGGGGCGGGGCGTACGGGCCGGCCCGCATCCTCGGTCCCGACTTCGTGGAACTGCTGCTCACGGAGCCGGGGCTGGGGTTCGCCCTGGACCAGCCGTGGTTCATGGGGGAACTGGCGGGACGCGGGGCGGCGGGGCACACCGGGTTCACCGGCACGATGCTGGTCCTCGACCGCGTGACGGACACCTTCGCGATCCTCCTCGCGAACACGGTCCACCCGCGCCGGAGGGCTGCTGCCAACGGGCCCCGGGCGGGCGTGTGTACGCGGGTGGCCCGAGCGGTACGGGATGCCTGA
- a CDS encoding multidrug effflux MFS transporter, translated as MPERGPSISYESTDITSPGTGPAVHSLRAARRTGLLVTLILGSLTATPPLAMDMYLPSLPEVTRSLHAPAATVQLTLTACLAGMALGQLLVGPMSDKWGRRRPLLAGLAVYVVATALCAVAPTVELLVAFRLIQGLAGAAGIVIARAVVRDLYDGVAMARFFSTLMLISGVAPIVAPLIGGQILRVTDWRGVFVVLVVVGVVLGVVVWAKLPETLPETERHAGGARDTLRAMRGLLADRAFTGYMLAGSFAFASLFAYVAASPFVIQEIYGASAQTFSLLFGLNSIGLVVVGQINGKILVGRVRLDRVLCVGLVIVIAASTALLLMSLGVFGEVGLVPVAAALFVLMSAMGISLPNTQALALMRVKKSAGSASALLGTSSFLVGAVASPLVGIGGEDTALPMAVVQLTAAVVALGFLVFLVGMGRPSAGRASVRGAASGQGAEN; from the coding sequence ATGCCCGAGCGCGGGCCGTCCATATCGTACGAATCGACCGACATCACGAGCCCCGGAACGGGGCCGGCCGTCCACTCGCTGCGCGCCGCCCGCCGCACCGGGCTGCTCGTCACACTCATCCTCGGCAGCCTCACCGCGACGCCGCCGCTGGCGATGGACATGTACCTCCCCTCGCTCCCGGAGGTCACCCGGTCCCTGCACGCGCCCGCCGCGACCGTCCAGCTCACGCTCACCGCCTGCCTGGCCGGCATGGCCCTCGGCCAGCTCCTCGTCGGACCGATGAGCGACAAGTGGGGACGCCGGCGTCCGCTGCTCGCCGGGCTCGCGGTCTACGTCGTCGCCACCGCCCTGTGCGCGGTCGCGCCCACCGTCGAACTCCTCGTAGCCTTCCGGCTGATCCAGGGGCTCGCGGGCGCCGCCGGGATCGTCATCGCCCGGGCCGTGGTCCGCGACCTGTACGACGGTGTGGCCATGGCCCGCTTCTTCTCCACCCTCATGCTGATCTCCGGCGTCGCGCCGATCGTGGCGCCGCTCATCGGCGGGCAGATCCTGCGGGTGACGGACTGGCGGGGCGTGTTCGTCGTCCTCGTCGTGGTCGGGGTGGTGCTCGGCGTCGTGGTCTGGGCCAAGCTGCCCGAGACGCTGCCCGAGACCGAGCGGCACGCGGGCGGGGCCCGGGACACCCTCCGCGCGATGCGCGGGCTGCTCGCCGACCGCGCCTTCACCGGCTACATGCTCGCGGGCAGCTTCGCCTTCGCGTCCCTGTTCGCCTACGTCGCCGCGTCCCCGTTCGTCATCCAGGAGATCTACGGCGCCTCCGCGCAGACCTTCAGCCTGCTGTTCGGGCTCAACTCGATCGGCCTGGTCGTCGTCGGACAGATCAACGGCAAGATCCTCGTCGGCCGGGTCCGGCTGGACCGGGTGCTGTGCGTCGGCCTCGTGATCGTCATCGCCGCCTCGACCGCGCTGCTGCTGATGTCCCTGGGCGTCTTCGGCGAGGTCGGGCTCGTGCCGGTGGCCGCCGCGCTGTTCGTGCTGATGTCCGCGATGGGGATCAGCCTGCCGAACACCCAGGCGCTGGCCCTGATGCGGGTGAAGAAGTCGGCCGGCTCCGCGTCCGCGCTGCTCGGCACGTCCTCCTTCCTCGTCGGCGCCGTCGCCTCCCCGCTGGTGGGGATCGGCGGCGAGGACACCGCCCTGCCGATGGCCGTCGTCCAGCTGACGGCGGCGGTGGTGGCGCTCGGCTTCCTCGTGTTCCTCGTGGGCATGGGGCGTCCCTCGGCGGGGCGTGCGAGCGTGCGGGGAGCCGCGAGCGGGCAGGGAGCGGAGAACTGA
- a CDS encoding Gfo/Idh/MocA family protein: protein MTGQKVRWGILATGGMAATFTADLVDLPDAEVVAVASRTDASAKAFAERFGIPRAYGDWETLARDEDVDVVYVATPHSAHRRAAGLCLEAGRNVLCEKPFTLNAREAEELAGLARRRGVFLMEAMWMYCNPLVRRLKALLADGAIGEIRSVHADFGLAGPFPPTHRLRDPAQGGGALLDLGVYPVSFAQLLLGEPSDVVARSVLSDEGVDLQTGALLSYASGALASVHCSIIGGTPNSASVTGSKGRVDVPHGFFFPDHFVLHRDGRDPEEFRADPADGPRASLQHEAREVMRALRAGETESPLVPLDGTLAVMRTLDAIRERVGVRYPGEERAVTPA from the coding sequence GTGACCGGGCAGAAGGTGCGCTGGGGGATTCTGGCGACCGGCGGGATGGCGGCGACGTTCACGGCGGATCTGGTGGATCTGCCGGACGCGGAGGTCGTGGCGGTGGCCTCGCGGACCGACGCGTCGGCGAAGGCGTTCGCGGAGCGGTTCGGGATACCGCGGGCGTACGGCGACTGGGAGACGCTGGCGCGCGACGAGGACGTCGACGTGGTGTACGTCGCCACCCCGCACTCGGCGCACCGGAGGGCCGCCGGCCTGTGCCTGGAGGCGGGCCGGAACGTGCTCTGCGAGAAGCCGTTCACGCTGAACGCGCGCGAGGCGGAGGAACTGGCCGGGCTCGCCCGGCGGCGCGGCGTCTTCCTCATGGAAGCGATGTGGATGTACTGCAACCCGCTGGTACGCCGTCTGAAGGCACTCCTCGCCGACGGCGCGATCGGCGAGATCCGCAGCGTCCACGCGGACTTCGGACTGGCGGGCCCCTTCCCGCCCACCCACCGTCTGCGCGACCCCGCGCAGGGCGGCGGCGCGCTGCTGGACCTGGGCGTGTACCCGGTGTCGTTCGCGCAGTTGCTGCTCGGTGAGCCGTCGGACGTCGTCGCGCGGTCGGTCCTCTCGGACGAGGGCGTCGACCTCCAGACGGGCGCCCTGCTCTCCTACGCGAGCGGCGCGCTCGCGTCGGTGCACTGCTCCATCATCGGCGGCACCCCCAACTCCGCCTCGGTCACCGGCTCCAAGGGACGCGTCGACGTCCCGCACGGCTTCTTCTTCCCGGACCACTTCGTCCTGCACCGCGACGGCAGGGACCCGGAGGAGTTCCGGGCCGATCCGGCCGACGGCCCCCGGGCCAGCCTCCAGCACGAGGCCCGCGAGGTGATGCGGGCGCTGCGGGCCGGGGAGACGGAGTCGCCGCTGGTGCCGCTCGACGGCACGCTGGCGGTGATGCGGACGCTCGACGCGATCCGTGAGCGCGTCGGCGTCCGCTATCCCGGCGAGGAGCGCGCGGTCACGCCGGCTTGA
- a CDS encoding alkaline phosphatase D family protein — protein MTPANQPAQSQPSHAPELRAAARHLGRRRFLTVTGAAAALAFSVNLPAAGTASAAELDAARLTDDPFTLGVASGDPQSDSVLLWTRLAPVPYQADSGLPAKRVEVGWEVALDERFRRVVRRGTATAHPEFHHTVHVEVDHLAPGQVYFYRFRAGSWISPVGRTRTAPSPSSRVSDLTFGVVSCQKYDEGYYTAYKHLAQEDVDVVFHLGDYLYEYAVNATGGSRAYPAGTLPGLFNHETVTLEDYRLRYALYKSDPDLRAAHAAHPFVVTWDDHETENNYADETPENSVPPEEFLIRRAAAYRAYWENMPLRRPQLPDGPDLKLYRRLHWGRLAQFDVLDTRQYRSNQAYGDGWQYSGPESEDPSRTLTGDAQERWLINGWHRSNALWNVVPQQVTFARRYNSTTLPSRVSMDSWDGYPASRDRVLAGAQAAGIENLMVLTGDVHVSYGFDIKRDFDDPGSRTLGTEIVTTSVTSGRDGSEKPSNWDTLMAANPHLKFFNGRRGYAKVSLGRGLARADFKTVSHVTTQGAPLTTAGSFVTEVGEQGLKPA, from the coding sequence ATGACACCCGCGAACCAGCCCGCCCAGTCCCAGCCCTCGCACGCGCCCGAACTCCGCGCCGCCGCCCGCCACCTGGGCCGCCGCCGCTTCCTGACCGTCACCGGCGCCGCCGCCGCGCTCGCCTTCTCCGTGAACCTGCCGGCCGCCGGCACCGCGAGCGCCGCCGAACTGGACGCCGCGCGGCTCACCGACGACCCCTTCACCCTCGGCGTCGCCTCCGGCGACCCGCAGTCCGACTCCGTCCTGCTGTGGACCCGCCTGGCCCCCGTGCCCTACCAGGCCGACAGCGGACTGCCCGCGAAACGCGTCGAGGTGGGCTGGGAGGTGGCCCTGGACGAACGGTTCCGCCGCGTCGTCAGGAGGGGCACCGCCACCGCCCACCCCGAGTTCCACCACACCGTGCACGTCGAGGTGGACCACCTCGCACCCGGCCAGGTCTACTTCTACCGCTTCCGCGCCGGCAGCTGGATCAGCCCCGTGGGCCGCACCCGCACCGCGCCCTCCCCCTCCAGCCGGGTCTCCGACCTCACCTTCGGCGTCGTCTCCTGCCAGAAGTACGACGAGGGGTACTACACCGCGTACAAGCACCTGGCCCAGGAGGACGTGGACGTCGTCTTCCACCTCGGCGACTACCTCTACGAGTACGCCGTGAACGCCACCGGCGGCTCCCGCGCCTACCCGGCCGGCACCCTGCCCGGCCTCTTCAACCACGAGACCGTCACCCTGGAGGACTACCGGCTGCGGTACGCCCTCTACAAGTCGGACCCCGACCTGCGGGCCGCGCACGCCGCCCACCCCTTCGTCGTCACCTGGGACGACCACGAGACGGAGAACAACTACGCGGACGAGACGCCGGAGAACAGCGTCCCGCCGGAGGAGTTCCTCATCCGCCGCGCCGCCGCCTACCGGGCGTACTGGGAGAACATGCCGCTGCGCCGGCCCCAGCTCCCCGACGGCCCGGACCTGAAGCTCTACCGCCGCCTGCACTGGGGCCGGCTGGCCCAGTTCGACGTGCTCGACACCCGGCAGTACCGCTCCAACCAGGCCTACGGCGACGGCTGGCAGTACTCAGGACCCGAGTCCGAGGACCCCTCGCGCACCCTGACCGGCGACGCCCAGGAGCGCTGGCTGATCAACGGCTGGCACCGGTCGAACGCCCTGTGGAACGTGGTGCCCCAGCAGGTCACCTTCGCCCGCCGGTACAACTCCACCACGCTCCCCTCCCGGGTCTCCATGGACTCCTGGGACGGCTACCCGGCCTCCCGCGACCGGGTGCTGGCCGGCGCGCAGGCCGCCGGGATCGAGAACCTGATGGTGCTCACCGGCGACGTGCACGTCTCCTACGGCTTCGACATCAAGCGCGACTTCGACGACCCCGGCTCCCGCACCCTGGGCACCGAGATCGTCACCACCTCCGTCACCAGCGGCCGCGACGGCTCCGAGAAGCCCTCCAACTGGGACACCCTCATGGCCGCCAACCCGCACCTGAAGTTCTTCAACGGGCGGCGCGGCTACGCCAAGGTGTCCCTCGGCCGGGGCCTGGCGCGCGCCGACTTCAAGACGGTCTCGCACGTCACCACGCAGGGCGCGCCGCTGACGACCGCCGGGTCGTTCGTGACGGAGGTGGGGGAGCAGGGGCTCAAGCCGGCGTGA